AGAAGATCGTTTCTACCAGCTTACCGTTTTTCATTACCACTTCGCCGTCTGTCGCATCGACAGCCGCAATGATGCGTTTATCTTCGGCACCTACGCCATTATAAGCCTGACTCAGCGTCGTATCAACCACATCGGCAATTTTAAATTTGGAGCCTTGCTCTTGAAAACGAGCATAGCTGCGCGCTGCTACCGCCTGTGCTTTGAGTGCTTCTGCCGGCCACGATGCGGATACCTCGCCGCCTACAACCGAATACAAATACTCTTCCATCGGCAGCACATTGATCCATGCCAGCTGTCCATTATAGTTGCTCAGTTCAAAGTCACCGCGATACGTACGTGCAGAGCGCTCCGTTACCTGAGTGCCGGAATCATTCCCCTTAACAGTCAGTACCGCACTATTGCCGCTCAGTATATAATGATCCACCGGCGAAGGGCTGGTCACACTGGACGTTACATTTTGCCGCATAATCAGTGCGGGTGTAGAACCAGATACCGTCGTCAAAGTAGCAGATGGTAAAGCAGCTGCTGCCGTCACTTTCAATTGTGCCAATCCGGTACTGTTGGCCTCTTCACCAATCCACACCTGATACGAACCGCTACCAGTCAAAACCAGATACGCATCCAATCCCGCGTCCTGCGCTGCACTCAGCACCGTTTGCGCTTCCGCCGAACTGGCATAGGTACCTGCCGATAAATGCGCATTCCCTTTAACCGTCGGTGTCTGTGTACCGAGCAATGATTTGGCTGTTTGTGCTACGCGTGTTGCCGCCGTCGTTGCCGCCGCTTCTGAAGCGTACATGCCTGTATACAACTGGTACACCGTACTGCCACCTTTGGAAGTAGCAAATACAATCGGCTTGTCACTGGTCGGCTGCAACAGCTTGATGCCTGCCGCTGCTGTATCGAAGCTGTTCGTTTCCAGCACCTTGACCCGATACCCATCAATGCCAAAGCTCGCCTGACTGCCAATATCCGTCCATGAATTGAAGCTTCCACCGCTAGTGACACCAACCTGCAAATCTCCAGCTGATTTCACATTTACAACCGGTACAATGGAAGAATATGTACTGCCCCCATTAAAAAATAACCCGACCCGCACATCCTCTTCAAAGGTTGCTGCCTGTGTATGCGGAGCATTGGACAGAAAAATAGCTGCAGCGGTCATTACCGCAACTGCCGCTGTACCGATTGTTTTGCCCATGCTCTTTTTCGCTTTTCCTGATCGCAGCGGTCGATACGAATGTATATTGTGATCCTGTGGTTGTTTGGTCATTGCCATCGTCCTTTCCCCTTACCGTTCATGTAAAGCCTACCGTATCTACAATCTCGCCAACACATGCACTCAACCATGTAAAAAGTCCCAATATCCATTATACGCACATTTTCGCCAAATGACTTGGTCTCTTTTAAAATTGTCATGAATTAACGATACATATACACTCAGGGCGTAACAACACAAATGCCGATATAACAATACAATTTTTTCTATAACCCTACCGTCCCTATTACAACTATACAGTTCCTACTAGAACCATACAGTCCTTACTACAACCATACAGTCCTTACTAGAACCGTACAGCCTTTACTAGAACCATACAATCTCTACTAGAACAGCAGAAATCTCATCAAAAAATAAGTACAGCACACCTCTATAGCACGCTCATAC
The DNA window shown above is from Paenibacillus sp. JQZ6Y-1 and carries:
- a CDS encoding SpoIID/LytB domain-containing protein, whose amino-acid sequence is MAMTKQPQDHNIHSYRPLRSGKAKKSMGKTIGTAAVAVMTAAAIFLSNAPHTQAATFEEDVRVGLFFNGGSTYSSIVPVVNVKSAGDLQVGVTSGGSFNSWTDIGSQASFGIDGYRVKVLETNSFDTAAAGIKLLQPTSDKPIVFATSKGGSTVYQLYTGMYASEAAATTAATRVAQTAKSLLGTQTPTVKGNAHLSAGTYASSAEAQTVLSAAQDAGLDAYLVLTGSGSYQVWIGEEANSTGLAQLKVTAAAALPSATLTTVSGSTPALIMRQNVTSSVTSPSPVDHYILSGNSAVLTVKGNDSGTQVTERSARTYRGDFELSNYNGQLAWINVLPMEEYLYSVVGGEVSASWPAEALKAQAVAARSYARFQEQGSKFKIADVVDTTLSQAYNGVGAEDKRIIAAVDATDGEVVMKNGKLVETIFSANAGGASADSSEVWNGGGDVFVSVDSQADEAAQASLKKWYHVLLNNGSSGYVREDNVKLTGNITDAGLDTMTVTTKNTNVRKMPVVQSNVQAVAQLNPGDTATVLEVVPESNSYQWIRGPYTSAQLLATLKGKTTSSLPSTITSIQITERGPSGRVTQIKVNGSVVAVKYPDVFRSALNGLPSTLFDVVSTDKYTVIGSGSAQDELSAAGTILLGASGQGKGTSSTVIMNGDGNARVTEAGGFLFTGQGNGHGLGMSQWGAKGMADKGSNYKDILQHYYHNVDIVKG